One Dromiciops gliroides isolate mDroGli1 chromosome 3, mDroGli1.pri, whole genome shotgun sequence DNA segment encodes these proteins:
- the LOC122747785 gene encoding spidroin-2-like, with amino-acid sequence MGELSLGRPAPGAGRAAPGAGLGERSRGRPGRAVPRRGEPNRAGAVRAEPSRTVPRRGGPNRAGPCRAGAGRAEPSRAVPRWGEPNRAGPCRAGAGRAAPGRTEPRRGEPNRAGGGPGRAEHGQAGGGPCRAGSRQCRAGGGHGRAEPGQARAGGGPCRAGGGPGRAEPGQAGAGRAAPGRTELCRGGPSRTEPYRAAPGRAEPSRAVPRRGGPSRTEPGRAAPGRAEPNRAGPCRAGANRAAPGAGLGELSLGRPGAGRAAPGAGLGELSRSGPGRTEPRRGGAGRAWASGARAGRSGAGPGRPMPRWGRAWPNRAGPCRAGAGRAEPSRAVPRWGGPSRAGPSRAVPRRGEPSRAGGGPGRAEPGQAGGGPCRAGGGPGRAEPERAGANRTAPGRGGAGLGERSQGGQGRSRARAAHAALGAGLGELSRGRPGWAVPRQGRAVPRRGEPNRAGAGGAEPSCAAPGRALPRQGRAVLRRGEPSRAGAGRGGPGRAEPGRAGAEPGQGGPCRAWGRAWASRPGAARRGPSRTEPGRAAPVGRAAPGRAEPNRAVPRGEPNHSGASRAGESRAKLGQGGENRARAGQGEPSRAVPGWGEAGRAEPGRAEWSWGGGGGASGGGAGVEVCSWDTWVTFASFLLFTATPLSTILSCRYVESRAEPGQEGRKKAMQSGKIPLLGSARHAPARCSSARLGSARLGAPRLGPACLPTPPS; translated from the exons ATGGGCGAGCTGAGCCTGGGCAGGCCCGCGCcgggggcgggccgtgccgcgccgggggcGGGCCTGGGAGAGCGGAGCCGGGGCaggccggggcgggccgtgccgcgccggggagAACCGAACCGTGCCGGGGCGGTCCGAGCCGAACCGAGCCGtaccgtgccgcgccggggcgggccgaACCGagccgggccgtgccgcgccggggcgggccgaGCCGAACCGAGCCGGGCCGTGCCGCGCTGGGGCGAGCCGAACCGagccgggccgtgccgcgccggggcgggccgtgccgcgccggggcgaacCGAGCCGCGCCGGGGCGAACCGAACCGCGCCGGGGGCGGGCCTGGGCGAGCTGAGCATGGGCAGGCcgggggcgggccgtgccgcgccgggagCAGGCAGTGCCGCGCCGGGGGCGGGCATGGGCGAGCTGAGCCTGGGCAGGCCCGCGCcgggggcgggccgtgccgcgccgggggcGGGCCTGGGAGAGCGGAGCCGGGGCaggccggggcgggccgtgccgcgccggggagAACCGAACTGTGCCGGGGCGGTCCGAGCCGAACCGAGCCGtaccgtgccgcgccggggcgggccgaACCGagccgggccgtgccgcgccggggcgggccgaGCCGAACCGagccgggccgtgccgcgccggggcgggccgaGCCGAACCGagccgggccgtgccgcgccggggcgaacCGAGCCGCGCCGGGGGCGGGCCTGGGCGAGCTGAGCCTGGGCAGGCcgggggcgggccgtgccgcgccgggggcGGGCCTGGGCGAGCTGAGCCGGAGCGGGCCGGGGCGAACCGAaccgcgccggggcggggcggggcgggcctGGGCGAGCGGAGCCAGGGCGGGCAGGAGCGGAGCCGGGCCAGGGCGGCCCATGCCGCGCTGGGGGCGGGCCTGG CCGAACCGagccgggccgtgccgcgccggggcgggccgaGCCGAACCGAGCCGGGCCGTGCCGCGCTGGGGCGGGCCGAGCCGAGCCGGGCCGagccgggccgtgccgcgccggggcgaacCGAGCCGCGCCGGGGGCGGGCCTGGGCGAGCTGAGCCTGGGCAGGCcgggggcgggccgtgccgcgccgggggcGGGCCTGGGCGAGCTGAGCCGGAGCGGGCCGGGGCGAACCGAaccgcgccggggcggggcggggcgggcctGGGCGAGCGGAGCCAGGGCGGGCAGGGGCGGAGCCGGGCCAGGGCGGCCCATGCCGCGCTGGGGGCGGGCCTGGGCGAGCTGAGCCGGGGCAGGCCGGGGTGGGCCGTGCCGCGCcaggggcgggccgtgccgcgccggggcgaacCGAACCGCGCCGGGGCGGGAGGAGCCGAACCGAGctgtgccgcgccggggcgggcctTGCCGCGCCAGGGGCGGGCCGTGCTGCGCCGGGGCGAACcaagccgcgccggggcggggcggggcgggcctGGGCGAGCGGAGCCGGGGCGGGCAGGGGCGGAGCCGGGCCAGGGCGGCCCATGCCGCGCTTGGGGGCGGGCCTGGGCGAGCAGACCCGGGGCAGCCCGGCGCGGGCCGAGCCGAACCGagccgggccgtgccgcgcc GGtaggccgtgccgcgccggggcgggcggAGCCGAACCGAGCCGTGCCGCGGGGAGAACCGAACCACTCCGGGGCGAGCCGAGCCGGGGAGAGCCGAGCCAAGCTGGGCCAGGGCGGGGAGAACCGGGCCAGGGCGGGGCAGGGTGAGCCGAGCCGGGCCGTGCCGGGTTGGGGTGAGGCGGGGCGAGCCGAACCGGGGCGGGCCGAGTGGagctgggggggcgggggcggggcgagTGGGGGTGGAGCGGGG gttgaagtctgctcctgggacacATGGGTCActtttgcaagcttcttactaTTCACAGCCACCCCACTCTCAACTATATTGAGCTGCAGGTATGTTGAGAGCCGAGCCGAGCCCGGCCAGGAGGGCCGGAAAAAGGCAATGCAGTCTGGG